CGGGTCAGAGGCTGGGACGCGCAGGGTCGTCCAACTGAGGAATGTTTGGAGCGGGCCGGTGTCGTGACGGATCGTCGATTCGTGATGACGGCGTCCGCGGTAAAGAAACCGTAACAAGAGAGGTCTAAGTGAAATATGCAAAAATCGTTTTCTGGTCGTTTTTGCTGAGTGTTGTTTGTTCCCTGAATCTGCAGGCCGCCGAGCCAGGGGTTCAGGTGCGCAAGGGGCCGACGGACATCGTCAACGGCATTGCCCTGGCTGATGAAGACATCACCGTCTCCAACGAATTCTACAAAATCGCCTTTGCCGTTGGAACAACCCCGCCATGGGGCGTTCCGCATGGCTCCATCGTGGACTCCGCTCTATTCGTGGACGGGGAGTGGACCGACAATCGAACCGCGTTGATCGATTTCCTGCCCCATGGCTGGTCCGCCTGGCCCAGTGAATCCCAGCGGACGCATATCGTGGAGCAGAGTCCAGACCGGGTCGTCATCCAGATCACCAGGGACTACGACGCGAACATTGAACTGATCACGACGTATACGGTTACATCCGGAAGCAATATCCTGGATGTTTCCACGCGGATGACGAATCGCGGTGAGAAAACCTACGAAGACCTGCTGGCCGGGTATTCGCTGTGCACCCTCAGCGGGTATATGTTCGGCCCCTGGGGCACCGTGGAAAGAGGCTACGATCAGGTGGCCGAAGACTGGTTTGGGGACTATGTTCTCGGGTATGACGAACACTTCGCCATGGCCGTGCATTACCCCGGGTTCACGGATTTTGCCTGGGGGACCGGATGGCGGGATCTCTACAGGAAACAGACGTTGGCTCCCGGGGATACCGTGGATCTGGCGGCCTGGATCCAATTCGACGATATCGGCAGTGCCGCTGGGGTGATGCGTCATAACCTTGCGCTGAACGAAAAGCCTTTTGGGACGGTTTCCGGAGTCGTACGATCCACTGAGGGGAATGCCGTCGCCGAACCCGTCGTAATATTCGAAAAGGCCACGCCGGAGGCCCGGGACATGCTCTTCGCCTGGACCGTCGGGGAAAACGGTACTTATGAAATCGCCCTGGAAGAGGGGGAATATGCCGTCCATGCCGTGGCCAAGGGGTATTCGCTGACCGCCAAGCAACGGATTACCGTCTCCCCCGGAGAAAATACCCTCCTCGATTTCAGTAACATCAGCAAGGGAGGCGAGGTTGTCCTTTCCGTCGTGGACAAGAAGACGCACCAACCCATCGACGCCCGGATCGAAGTGGTTGAGGGGCCGGAAATCCTCGTGGAGTACGTTGGAGCCAGGACCTTTTTCACGGAGTTGGAAGAGCCAGGCATGGCCAGCTTCCAGTTGGCTCAGGGCGAATACACCCTGTCTGTTTCCAAAGGTGCTGATTTTACGGCCAGAGAGGAGATGGTCAACCTGTCCGTTGTGTCCGAAGGGCGTCACGCACTGGATCAAGCCGTCGAGCAGTTGATCGACCTGCCCGGTTCAGGATGGTATGCGGCGGACCTGCACCACCATTCGGATATTCTGGACGGTGTGACGCCTCCGGATTATCTTGTTCGCTCTCAACTCGCCGGCGGATTGGACATCGTTTTTGTCAGCGATCACGACTCCATTGCCAACAATGAACAGATCGCTGAAATGGCCAAGTCCAGGTCAGTTCCCTTCATATCCGGGATCGAGGTTTCCCCGAACTGGGGGCATATCAATGTTCTGCCGATTCCCTTGGATGGGCGGGACGTGTCCATTGATCCCGGTGCCACGGTGGGAGAGATTTTTGCCAGGGCCAGAGAATTGGACGCCCTGGTGATGGTCGCTCACCCGTACATCACGTACGGGTATTTTCACAGCGCGGAACGCGACATGGTCCCCGGCGGCTGGGACGCGGATTTTGATTTGATTGAAATCAACGGCGCTATCTCCACCAAGGATAATCACAAGGCCCTGCAACGGACCTGGGAGTTTTGGAATAACCAGGAAAAATACTATCTTGCCGGTGGAAGCGATGTCCATGACGTGTGGCGTTACCGGTCCGGCAATGCCAGGACCATCGCTCGTGTCGACGGCGACTTCACTTTGGAGAAGTATTACCAAGCCCTGAAACAGGGCAACTCCTATGTTTCCTTCGGTCCGCTGGTTTATCCCGAGCATGCCTTTGGCCAGACCATTCATGTGCCCGCCAGTGGGTTCGATCTGTACTTCAAGACGGTCTCCGTTCATGGAGTTGACACGATCACGGTCGTTACCGAAGGGTCCAGATTCAACGACGACGGTGAAATCGAGGGATTTGCCTTCCAGAAAAACTATGACGGCGTTGGCGAGCAAAATGTCTCCGTTGCGCTGACACCGAAGAAAAATACGTGGTACGCTCTGGTCATCGAAGATGGCCAAGGAAACTGGGCCATGAGCAACCCCATTTGGGTGAATGTCCTGTAGCTGGACAGCCTCTTGCCCTGCGTAATGAAAACGCGGTACTTCAGCCGGAAAAGGTGAGGTACCGCGTTTTTCGCGTTGGTGCGCGCGCACCCTGTCTTGCTTCGCCACACGGGAAATCCATGCTGAATCTCATCCTCCCCTCCAACCTGGACGCTCTGCGGGAAATACTCGACGAGGACCCGGAATTCTTGCTCGATGTCGCCGCCATGGTCAACTGCCTGGGCACGTGTCGCCTTTGTGAGCGGCGTTTCGTGCCCATTACCCCTTTGGTTGAATCTTTGGAACCTCTGTATGGCGACTTCAAAGGATTGCATGCCCTTTTGCGCCATAATCCGTACATTTCCCTGTCCGAGGCCATCTGCGGGTTTTGCCACGCGGACCCTGGACTTCTGAACATGTTCCAGAAAATGAAGAAGCTGTGAGTTCCATTCTGCTGGTTCATCGCGGTGCACTGGGGGATTTTCTGATGGCCTGGCCGTCCATGCTCGCCCTCCATGAGCATTTCGCGGACAAAAATGTGTATTGGGCCGGAACGAACGATCGCGTGCACTGGTTGCGGCCTTTGGGCGTGGAGCCGTTCTCTTTGGAGATGCGTCGGGGCATGGATGCATTGTTCCTTCGCGAGCAGTGGCCGATGGAGTTGGGGGATGCGAGGGTTTTCTGGTTCGTGCTGGATACGAACCCGCCGGTTCGGACCCACTCCCGGCTGCATGTGTTGCGCGCCTTTTCCGGTTCCGAGAGAGGTCCGGCCATGTCGCCCAGGGATGCGTATGCCCAGGGGCTGCGCGAACTCGGCATCGCTTGGAACTCCGATTGGCCGGCTGTTTGGCGAGGATTCTTCGGTTCGTGGAGGGGCGGAGAGGGGAGGGAAGGAGGCCGCGAGATTTTGCTTTTTCCCGGCGCTGGGCATCCGGCTAAGCAATGGCCGCTTGTACAATTTTTTGAACTGGCCCGCTGGCTTCAGGAGCAGGGCCACGAGGTTCGTTTCATACTTGGACCGGCGGAGCTGGACCGAAGGATGGGTGTTTCGGATTATCCTGTCAGCTGTCCGGATTCATTGGAGGTCTTGCGTGAGCTGCTCTTGAGCGCACGTCTGGTGGTGGGCAACGACAGCGGGCCGATGCATTTGGCGGGCATGCTCGGCGTGCCGGGCTTGGCCTTGTTCGGGCCGGCCTTGGAGGCGCAGTGGAGCCCCGTGGGATTGCGGACCATCGGTCTGGAGCTTGCCTGTCGCCCGTGTACGCGGACCGGGCGGATATCCTGCGCCGATCCCCGTTGCATTCAGGGGATTCCTCAGAACAGAGTTCGCCGGGAAGTGGCCGCCTTCCTGACTCGGTGAGCAGGTCGGGCCTTGAATGTCTATAATTGCTCAAAAAAAAGTGGCAAGCATGACCTGGATGCCCGCCTTCGCGGGCATGACGAGCTTGGGAGAGCCTGACATAAACAGACATTCCCGCGCAGGCTGGAATCCAAAGGTAACGGAGCTTTCAGGCGATGCCCGGCCTTTTTGAGCAGTTACGAACTTCCTCTTTCATCGACAACGGGCACAAAAAAACCGGTTTCGCTTCAGGGTGGGCTGCCCAGATGCGAAACCGGTTTTTGCAAAAGGAGGAAGGTATTTTAGTTATAGCAAGCAGGATGCCAAACACAGATCTTCGCTTCTTTTCGGTCAAGCGAGCAAGGCCGTCGAACCGGAAACCTTGTCGTACCCTTCTCTTTCCGGAACGACGTTACGTCGCCTCAACTCCATGGACCCAGGTCGCGGGCCGGGAACCATGACCAGTAACGTACAAAAAATTATACTCCAAAAAAGAACGGCTTGGTTTCCGGGAATTCCTGGTTCAAAAAATTCAACCGACCTTCCAACCGGCCTGTTGAAGCTGCTCAAAGCCGATTGCTCCCAAACGAAAAATTTTCAAGCGCCCGTCGGGCAGAATACGGACAACGGTGGAAGGCGCTCCTCCGGCCGGATAGGGCGGTTGCCGGAGGATCATGCTTTTGTTGTGATTCGCCGCTTCGTCGCTTGATGGCGACAGCGAGGAAGGTGCTTCAGAGATGAGGGTCTTCGTCAGTTCCGGGTCCAGGTGTTCCGGGCGGGAGGCCGCGGGTCGGCCGCTGGTGTTGGCACTGGTGGCCGTCAGCGGGGTGGAACTCTGGACGGCCAATGTTTGGGCCGTGGGGTGAGAGGACCAGCGCACCGCGATGAAGCCGTGCTGGTCCTGCAAAAGCGGCGAAAGTCCTGTCCGCGCCGGAACGAGGATGCTCAAGGGGCCGGGCCAGAAATCTTGGGCCAGTCGGTCCAGAAGATGGTCGCGATGATCCGTGACCATGGCCAACTGATCCGGTGCGCCGATGAGCACGGGCAAGGGCTTGCCCTGGGGGCGGCCCTTGGCCCGGAAGACTCGCAGGACGGCGTCCGGCGATCGAATATCCGCGCCCAGGGCGTAAAGGGTTTCCGTGGGATAGACGACCAACGCCCCCCGGGTGATGGCTTCCACGGCCAGGGCAAGTTCCTGCTGACGGAGCTTTGCGGAAATTATCGCCTTCATTTTCGGGATGCTTCACTTCGCCGGTTAAACTGGTTGACACGTTCACAGGTAGGGGAGGGCTTCAAGCCCTCCCCTACCTGTGAACTCCAGGCCGCATGCGAAATGAAATCGCCGCGATGGGGCACGTCGGCAACCAATTATGAGCCATTCTTCTTTCTCGCGTCCAGTTGCGATTTCATCGGGTCATCCAGGAGCGAACCAGCTCCTCCATTTCTTCCGGATCAAAACTGGGCCGATCGTAGCTTCCTCGTGCTCGACGCTGCCGCCAAGCCTCGTAGAGGATTACAGCCGCGGCCACGGAGACGTTCAGACTCTGGATCATGCCCTGCATGGGGATAAACAGATTGTCCGGGATCAGGGCGTCCAGGGCCGTATCCTGGCCGCGGTGCTCGTTGCCCAGGAGGATGGCCGTGGGGCCGGTGAAGTCCCATTCCGGGAGCGGTTTGGCGTCAACGGTCAGGTTGGTGCCGAGGATCTGGTAACCCTGGGCGCGAAGTCCGCTGATCATGGCCGCGGCGTCATGGTGGCGAACCCGGTCCACCCATTTTTTGGCCGAGGCCGAGGAGCGCTTGCCCACCAGGGGAAAGGACTCGCGGGTATAGTACAACTGCACGCCGTGGACACCGAAGGCGTCGCAACTGCGCAGGATGGCGGAGACGTTGTGCGGGTCGTGAATGTTGTTCAGGATCAGGGTTAGGTCTTTCTGGCGTTTGGCCAGGACTTCCCGGATTCTGAGGATACGCTGTTCGGTGATGGAGGTTTTCATGTTCATGGTAACGGTTGATTCCCCAGGGGGTGCGGGCCAGTTACGGCATTACGGAACTCGCTCCAGGATGACCACCGCGGCGGCGGTATCCCGTCCGTGGGTCAGGCTGAGGTGGATGTGACGCGCTCCGAGCTTGGCGGCGGCGCTTTGGGCCGCACCGGAGAATTTCAGCTCCGGTTGGCCGGAAGGGCGTGAGGACACTTCGATCTGCTGGAACGTGACGCCGTCCCGGAATCCGGTTCCCAGGGCCTTGACCGCGGCTTCCTTGGCCGCAAACCTGGAGGCCAGATAGGGGACCGGTGATCCGACATGGAGCCGGGCCTGCTCAGCTTCCGTGAGCACGCGCTGGGCGAAGGTCTCGCCGAAGCGTTCCCATATCCGCTGAATCCGGTCCAGTTCCACCACGTCCAGACCCAGGCCGACTATGGGCATGGGCTCTTCCATGGTTCGTTTTGTGAAGACGACATGTTTCCTGGGGGTCAGGCGGAAAAAGTCCGGATGATGTCTGCCATCTCGCGAACCGCCTGGCCCAGACCGACGTGAATGGCTCTGGCCATGATGCTGTGGCCGATGGAGTATTCCTCGATGCCGGGGGTTTGGGCAAAGGGCAGGATGTTCGTATAGTTCAGGCCGTGGCCGAGGTTGACCTTCAGCCCGATTTCCCGGGCCAGCCGGATGCCGTGAAGGATTTTGGTCTGCTCGGCCACGCGCTGTCCCCGGCTCGGCGCGTCCGCGTAGTGGCCGGTATGGATTTCAATATATTCCGCGCCGATGGCCTTGGCGGCCTGGATCTGTTCCGGGTCCGCGTCGATGAACAGGCTGGAGAGTATACCGGCGGCGTGGATGTCCGCCAGGTAGTCCCGGAGATCCTGCTCCCGACCAATGAGATTCAATCCGCCTTCGGTGGTCAGTTCTTCCCGTTTTTCCGGGACCAGGCAGACCATGTGCGGAATGGTGGCCAGGGCAATGGCGTGCATTTCGTTCGTAGCGGCCATTTCCAGGTGCAGGTTGGTCTGGACGGTCTGCTTGAGCAGGGCCAGATCCCGATCCTGGATGTGCCGACGATCCTCGCGCAGGTGAACGATGATCCCGTGGGCCCCGCCCAGTTCGGCCAGATGGGCGGCGGTGACCGGGTCGGGCTCCCGGCCCATCCGGGCTTGGCGCAGGGTGGCGACATGGTCGACGTTGACGACGAGAACGGGCATGGGGCTTGGTCTCCTTTCTGGTGAATTTTGGACATGGTGGCGAGAAAAAAACGTCGTGTCCAACGGTTGTCGATAGTGCAGGGAATATTGCACTTTAGTCCAAAAGAACATGGTTGGTAAAGTGGTGGATTGTCAGGCTCCTTTGGTTGAGTGCCTTCTCAAGGTGATTGAGTGAGGGAATTGGCCTGGTGGTTACTTTCTTCGCTTCCGTTTCGCTTTTTCAAAATATTTCTGTTTGGTTTTTGCATAGCGCACGGTGGTCCAGAGTGCGGCGAGTATCCCGCTGATGAAGACCATGAGCATGCTCACGGTGCGCTGAACCTGCCACCGTTGGGTGGTCATCCACTCCGTGGCCCAGATCGAGCCGGATGCTTGGATGACGTTCAACAAGACCGGTACCGCAATGATCGAGGCCAGCAATCCGAACATGGCCAGCCAAAGGAATGTTCTACTCAAAAACAGGAAGAAGAGCGCCCCTTCCCTGAGGATCATCAAGCTTTTCGTGCGTTTGCCCATCCTGTCCAGGATGTCGTTCGCCTCTTTCATTTCCAACGTGGCTTGCCGGAAGAAGCTGCCGTTGTGCAGGTCCGACTTGGTAATGCGCTGAAGAATGCGGCCTGCCTGGTTATAGTCGCGGTTGGTTTTTCTGATCAGCTTTGGAAAGGGAAAATAGGCGATTTCTTCAAAAATGGTTTGAGCCCGTTCGATATTTTTATGGGCTTCCTTCTTCAAAGACGCCACGGCTTCCTTGATTTCCCGGTCAGTCTCTCTCTGCAGTTTTTCCGTGACTTCAGCCACCTTGGTGAAGGAGACAAAATTTTCCACCTGGCTGCTTTCCTGGAGGATCTCGGCGCGTTCCTCGGTGTTTTTACGAAATTGGTTGTCCGGAACGAACCATGTCTCCAGTTTCGTGCGAAGTTGCTTGAGCGCGTCCTGCTCTTTTTCGGCCTTTTGCATCGCCGCCGTCCAGGGGCCGGACAGGGCTGAAAGCAAAAAGGAGCGTCCTCGCTCAAGCTCGTGGTCGCACAGGATACGGTTGAAAAAATGTGGTTCCTGGATGATCAGGTCGGCGAAAATCGTCCAGGCTTGATCCAGAAAGCCCTTTTTGGTGAGGCAAACCGCCTGACGGTAGCGGGGCTCCAGCCATTTGGATGAATAGCGAAGGGAGTCCGAGTATGATTGATGGGCTTGGTCGTAGCTCCCTTGGACTTCGAGCAATCGGGCCTTGAGAAACAGCACGTACCCTTGCTGCAACGGAGTGTAGCAAAGATTTTGGGCATTTTTCCAGTGTCCCTCGGCTTGGCGTGGATTACCCGTCTCCAAGGCGATGAATCCCAGCAGGACATGAGGTTGATAGCTTTTCGACGTTCGCAGGATGGCTTGCTGCATCATGCGCTCGGCTTGAGGATAGTTGCCCGAACGGGTGTTTTCCAGGGCCGACCAGACGTATTCGCCCTCGGGCGGGTTGAGTTGGCGCAGTCCGTCCGGCAACTCCTTGCCGCGGCTTCGCCAAACCATGCGCATCATCCGGTGCTGGGCCGGACAATTGATTTCAAAAACAGTTTTGAGGAAGGTATGTTCCGGGCCCTCGGCCAGCAACAGTTCCGACATGGTGGCGAGGTTCCCGTTGCCGACGGTTTTGTCCAGGGTTTTGACGGCCTGGGCCAGTTCCTTGATGTCCATGGCCCCGAATTTGTCCCAGACTCCCGGCTCCGGGTTGAAGATCTGCCGACTGGGGCACTTCGATGATTCGTGGGACTTCATGCCGCAATAAAAGCAGAGCGCGTTGTTTCCGACGGACAGGGAAGCGGATGCAGGAAAGTCCACTCTGCGACGTCCCGAGGATTCGCCGCTGGAAAGTCCGAGTTGGCATAGAGCGTCCAGAGGCTGATCGCCCGCTGTATCCAGAAAGGTGATCTCGAACTCGTCGCGCAGTAACAGTCCCGCGCTCAGGGGCAGATGAGGGGTGTCCGGGGCGAGACGGTCCCAGTCAATCAAGACCTTGGTCAGTAGATCGTCGTTGAAGCTCAGGCCTTGAGATTGGACCGCGCAGTACAGGCAAGGCCAGTAGGCGTCTGGTTCGTCGGCTTTGACATGCGCGATGGTCGCCAGGATTTCCCGAATCCAGGAAGAGAGCTGGTTCAGTCCTTCGATTTTGAAGACGAGCAGGTTGGCTTGGTAAATATTGCGGAGGCCTAGGCGATCAAGAATGCCTTTCAGACGCATGTGGAAATTTTTCCAACCCAGGACATAATTATCGTTTTGCCTGTCCTGCATGGGCTTGATGAAAAAAAACCACCCCAGATCCGCGTCCAAGGAAAACCCGGGGTCGACCTTGATTGCGTGCCAGTTGATGGGCGTCATCCCAAACAGAGGCGGACGCTGTTCGACTCCCAGGCCGGGAAAGTTGGAAACGTGACTGATGACCTCCGGATGGACCCAGACGTCGAAGGACTCCCCTGGGTTGATCTTTTGCTCCGTGAGTTGATTTGTGATGCTCAACGAGAGTTCGCTATTCGATTCTCCCAGGATCAGTTTGGCCGGCAATACCTGGCTCAGGACCGGTTCCGGATGGACCTGGGTCCAAAGTAGCATTCTCGCCAGGGCTGGAAAGACCTGGGCGTTTTGAAAATACCACAAGCTTTGGTTGGAGCCTACGCTGATCTTGATTCCACCGAAGCGCGTCAAGGTCTGATGGATGGTGCTGTTGGCGTTTTTACGCCAGAGTACCCAGACGCCGAATCCGGACAGCACCAATCGAGGGTTGGTCACTTTGGGAAGACTTTTCAAGATATCGGAAAGCGGATACATGGCTTCCTCGTGAGAACTGGCGGTTATTCAGAAGGCAAGGAGCGCGGTTCTCGGTTCACGGTTGGTCGAGTGTAGTCAAGGGGGAGTCCGGTTCAGGGACGGCAGCCTCTGATAAGAGACGTTTCAGATGTTGCCGCCAATCTTGGTGCATAACACAGAAACCATAAGGATGGGGCTATGGATATCAGCAAGGCCATCGCGGCATTGAAACAGGAATCCGGTTTCGCGGACAACGTGGGCATGGTGCTCGTGCATAACGGCACTGTTCGTAGCTGGTCCAGAAAGGACAAGCAACAGGTCACGGCCTTGGAGGTGACGCCGGATCAGAAAAAAATTCAAGAACTGGTCCGGGAATATTCCGCCAAGCCGGGCATTTTTCGAATCGTGGTGGAGGCTAGGTCCGGTCTGTTCCAGCCTGGCGACGACCTGCTGTTCATCATTGTGTCCGGGGATGTGCGCGAGCACGTCAAGCCTGTTCTTTCAGAGCTTTTAGAGCGAATCAAGGCCGAAGGAGTCAGCAAACGGGAGATTCCAGCCACGGGCCCAGCCATCGCTTGATCCGTTCGGCCTCCTCGGGCTTGTCATGCTTGAGACAGCCGCTGATGTAGACTCGGGCCTTTGCTCGGAGCTCCCGGAGCGCGGCGGAGCGTTGCGACGAAGACAGAACTTCGGTTCGCAGCAGTTTGGCCAGGGCCTGGATCCGGTAGAGGTCCAGGCCGATGATTTTTTTGGAGAGTTGGTCCGGGTGGCCCCCGGTCTTGTGGACCAGCTTTTCCGGGCAGAAGCCTACGGGATGGCGGACCAGGGTTCGCAGCCAGAGGTCGTAATCTTCGCAGGCCGGGAGGGTCGGGTCGAAAGGCCCAACCTCTTCCCAGAATCGGCGGTCGAACAGCACGCAGGACGGGCTGATCAGGCACAGCTTTAGGGCGTCTTCAAAAAACCAGCCCTCGGGCTTGGCATGTTTGACCATGGGGTTGACCCGACGTCCGTGGCGAATCCAGATTTCGTCGGTCTGGGAAATGCGCCAGCCTCCGGCCTCGTGGCAGGCGAGGTGGATCGCCAGTTTTTCCGCCAACCACCAATCGTCCGAATCCAGTAGCGCCAGATACTCGCCTTGGGCCGCGGCCAACCCCGTGTTGCGGGCCGCGGAAACGCCTTGGTTTCGTTCGTGGCGCAGAACCCGCATCCTCGGATCCCGGATTTCGCGTAATACCGATGGGGTCGCGTCCGTGCTCCCGTCGTCCACCACCAGCACTTCCATTGCCCTCCAGGAACCGTTGCGGTCTCGCTGAGCCAGCACGGAGCGGATCGCTCGGAGGACCTGCTCCGGGCGGTTGAAGACCGGAATGACAATGGAAACCAGCACGACGCCTTCTTCGGACTCAGCGCGGGTGGGGAGTCGAGCCTTGGTCAGCCGAGTTTTGGCCCAAGGGCTGGATGTGGGAGCAGTGCATGGAGTTCAGCGGTTGCCCTCGGTCTCTACGTAAGCAGGTGGGCGCTTCCAGTCCGAGAGGAAGAAGAGCGCCTTAATGGGCCCCAGGGGAGAGACCAGTTGGATCCTGACATCCTCCCACCGTGGTGCGGAGGTGGTGGAAAAGACCCCCTTGATGCGGATATCTTGCGCGAGGGACTCGGTGAGTGGTGTCGGATGATGTTGCATTACTGAAGGAAATAGGAAAAAGTTGATGTGTCGCCTCGCACGGACTTTTTTTTGTAGTTGGCAACAGCGGGGGACGCAAGCGACCAGAGAAGGGAAGTAGGGGCAATATGTTCTTGATGGTCACTGAGTCGAGGACTGGTTGGAATCGAAATCCAAGTCGAAATCGAAATAGTCATCGTGATGCATCTTGGTCACGGGCCCTATTCAATTGCGATTTCGATACGGATTAAAGAAAACTATCGATACTCAAAAAGGGGTGAGGATATGAGCGACGTCATCCTGGTGACCGGCGGGGCCGGGTACATCGGCAGCCAGACCTGTAAGGCCCTGGCCGAGGCCGGATATCGACCGGTAACCTTGGACAACATGGTTTACGGCCATGAGTGGGCCGTGCGCTGGGGAGAACTGGTCAAGGGAGACATCCTGGACGGGGCCGCGCTGGATGCGTTGTTCGCGGCTCATGCGCCCAAGGCGGTGATCCACTTCGCGGCCTATGCCTATGTGGGCGAGTCCGTGACCGATCCACAAAAATACTACCGCAACAACGTGGCCGGGTCGCTCAGCTTGCTGGAGGCCATGCTCCGGCACGGGTGCCGACGGATCGTCTTTTCCAGCACCTGCGCCACCTACGGCGAACCGCTGGAGATTCCTATTCCCGAAACCCATTCCCAGCATCCGGTCAATCCCTATGGCTGGAGCAAGCTGATGATCGAAAAAATGCTTCGGGACTTCGATGCGGCCTATGGTCTGCGTCACGTGGCCCTGCGCTACTTCAACGCGGCCGGGGCTGATCCGGACGGAGAACTGGGCGAGGAGCACGATCCGGAAACCCACCTGATTCCGCTGGCCGTGCTCGCGGCCCAGGGCAAGCGCGGGCCGTTGTCCGTTTTTGGCCGGGATTATCCGACTCCGGACGGGACGGCGATCCGGGACTATATCCATGTCGCCGACCTGGCCCGGGCCCATGTGGCCGCGTTGCGATTCCTGCTGGCCGAGGACCGTAGCGATGCGTTTAATCTGGGAACCGGCTCGGGGCACAGCGTGCGCCAAGTCGTGGACATGGTCCGAGAAGTGGGCGGACGAGAGGTGCCGACCCTGGACGCCCCCCGGCGGGCCGGAGACCCCCCGGCCCTGGTGGCCGTTGCGGACAAGGCCCGGGCCGTTTTGAAATGGGAGCCGAGCCTTCCTCGGTTGCGGGACATCGTCCGGACTGCCTGGGACTGGCACGCCGGGCGGGGATGATTGCACGTCGGTCGGCCCGGTGACTGTCCTTCTTTGGGAATGTCGTCACACCATGATCCTGAACCACCGCCCCGTCGTCGAAAACGACCTTCACGCCATTTGCGCGTTTCCGCGCAACGAGGATGAGCTGTTCTTCGCGTATCCCAAGGCCACGTATCCGCTGACGCCGCCTCAACTGCTGGAGGCCGTCCGGCGACGCTCGGACTCCACGGTGGTGGAGGATGACGGGAACGTCGTCGCGTTCGCCAATTTTTATCGCTGGGAAACGCAAGGGTGCTGTTCCATCGGCAACGTTATCGTCTCCCCGGCGGCGCGAGGGAAAGGCGTGGGTCGGTACCTCGTGGAACGGATGATCGATCTTGCTTTCGCGAGATATCGGGCCATTGAGGTGACGGTGTCGTGCTTCAACCGCAACGCTGCCGGACTACTGCTGTATCCCCGGCTGGGGTTTCAGCCCTATGCCGTGGAGGAACGGCGTGATAAGAGTGGGAGCCGGGTCGCGCTGATTCATATGCGG
The window above is part of the Desulfonatronum sp. SC1 genome. Proteins encoded here:
- a CDS encoding L-threonylcarbamoyladenylate synthase, with translation MKAIISAKLRQQELALAVEAITRGALVVYPTETLYALGADIRSPDAVLRVFRAKGRPQGKPLPVLIGAPDQLAMVTDHRDHLLDRLAQDFWPGPLSILVPARTGLSPLLQDQHGFIAVRWSSHPTAQTLAVQSSTPLTATSANTSGRPAASRPEHLDPELTKTLISEAPSSLSPSSDEAANHNKSMILRQPPYPAGGAPSTVVRILPDGRLKIFRLGAIGFEQLQQAGWKVG
- a CDS encoding CehA/McbA family metallohydrolase codes for the protein MKYAKIVFWSFLLSVVCSLNLQAAEPGVQVRKGPTDIVNGIALADEDITVSNEFYKIAFAVGTTPPWGVPHGSIVDSALFVDGEWTDNRTALIDFLPHGWSAWPSESQRTHIVEQSPDRVVIQITRDYDANIELITTYTVTSGSNILDVSTRMTNRGEKTYEDLLAGYSLCTLSGYMFGPWGTVERGYDQVAEDWFGDYVLGYDEHFAMAVHYPGFTDFAWGTGWRDLYRKQTLAPGDTVDLAAWIQFDDIGSAAGVMRHNLALNEKPFGTVSGVVRSTEGNAVAEPVVIFEKATPEARDMLFAWTVGENGTYEIALEEGEYAVHAVAKGYSLTAKQRITVSPGENTLLDFSNISKGGEVVLSVVDKKTHQPIDARIEVVEGPEILVEYVGARTFFTELEEPGMASFQLAQGEYTLSVSKGADFTAREEMVNLSVVSEGRHALDQAVEQLIDLPGSGWYAADLHHHSDILDGVTPPDYLVRSQLAGGLDIVFVSDHDSIANNEQIAEMAKSRSVPFISGIEVSPNWGHINVLPIPLDGRDVSIDPGATVGEIFARARELDALVMVAHPYITYGYFHSAERDMVPGGWDADFDLIEINGAISTKDNHKALQRTWEFWNNQEKYYLAGGSDVHDVWRYRSGNARTIARVDGDFTLEKYYQALKQGNSYVSFGPLVYPEHAFGQTIHVPASGFDLYFKTVSVHGVDTITVVTEGSRFNDDGEIEGFAFQKNYDGVGEQNVSVALTPKKNTWYALVIEDGQGNWAMSNPIWVNVL
- a CDS encoding glycosyltransferase family 9 protein; translation: MSSILLVHRGALGDFLMAWPSMLALHEHFADKNVYWAGTNDRVHWLRPLGVEPFSLEMRRGMDALFLREQWPMELGDARVFWFVLDTNPPVRTHSRLHVLRAFSGSERGPAMSPRDAYAQGLRELGIAWNSDWPAVWRGFFGSWRGGEGREGGREILLFPGAGHPAKQWPLVQFFELARWLQEQGHEVRFILGPAELDRRMGVSDYPVSCPDSLEVLRELLLSARLVVGNDSGPMHLAGMLGVPGLALFGPALEAQWSPVGLRTIGLELACRPCTRTGRISCADPRCIQGIPQNRVRREVAAFLTR
- a CDS encoding holo-[acyl-carrier-protein] synthase; the protein is MPIVGLGLDVVELDRIQRIWERFGETFAQRVLTEAEQARLHVGSPVPYLASRFAAKEAAVKALGTGFRDGVTFQQIEVSSRPSGQPELKFSGAAQSAAAKLGARHIHLSLTHGRDTAAAVVILERVP
- a CDS encoding RNA methyltransferase; its protein translation is MKTSITEQRILRIREVLAKRQKDLTLILNNIHDPHNVSAILRSCDAFGVHGVQLYYTRESFPLVGKRSSASAKKWVDRVRHHDAAAMISGLRAQGYQILGTNLTVDAKPLPEWDFTGPTAILLGNEHRGQDTALDALIPDNLFIPMQGMIQSLNVSVAAAVILYEAWRQRRARGSYDRPSFDPEEMEELVRSWMTR
- a CDS encoding pyridoxine 5'-phosphate synthase — encoded protein: MPVLVVNVDHVATLRQARMGREPDPVTAAHLAELGGAHGIIVHLREDRRHIQDRDLALLKQTVQTNLHLEMAATNEMHAIALATIPHMVCLVPEKREELTTEGGLNLIGREQDLRDYLADIHAAGILSSLFIDADPEQIQAAKAIGAEYIEIHTGHYADAPSRGQRVAEQTKILHGIRLAREIGLKVNLGHGLNYTNILPFAQTPGIEEYSIGHSIMARAIHVGLGQAVREMADIIRTFSA